In a genomic window of Occallatibacter riparius:
- a CDS encoding GH35 family beta-galactosidase: MNTTSRNPLRATLLLLALFVLSLPLFAEDAPKVVQKDGRYALLVDGRPYLALGGQIHNSSAWPSELPQVWKAIAALHANTVEAPVYWEQFEAQEGHFDYSNVDQLIDGARAHNLRMVLLWFGTWKNGNMHYVPDWVKTDTTRFPRVIRPDGEPIDVLSPLSRNTLEADKKAFVALMRHLKQVDGDRHTIIVVQVENESGNVGSIRDNSPVAHREFDGPVPQDLLAIVRKSPGTWRQVFAGEADETFQAYHQAKYINEIVAAGKAEFAIPCYINVWLTYPAAELPQRQIDTPGIGYPSGGAVQKLVGMWRALAPAIDMIGPDIYSDDSQFYRDTMNAYHRPDNPLWIPETGRGDSFGKYFFYALGEGALGFAPFGVDESGWNILGDEPWKAHAMNFALIGPMDREIAQAEFEGKLKTAVEEPGQTSSEINLGDWQATVAFGFPQPDGRRAPGTKDAHAAALVAQIGPDEFLVTGIDASVSFHIPGKQPWIRSQIISAEQGTYENGVWKPLRRWNGDETDRGLCFHSAPEVVRVKMGKF; this comes from the coding sequence ATGAACACCACCTCTCGCAACCCCTTGCGGGCAACCCTGCTCCTCCTTGCTCTGTTTGTCTTGTCCTTGCCGCTGTTCGCGGAAGATGCCCCCAAGGTCGTCCAGAAGGACGGCCGCTACGCCCTGCTCGTCGATGGCCGCCCCTACCTGGCATTGGGAGGCCAGATCCACAACTCCAGCGCCTGGCCCTCCGAACTGCCGCAAGTCTGGAAAGCCATAGCCGCTCTCCACGCCAACACCGTCGAGGCGCCTGTCTACTGGGAGCAGTTCGAAGCCCAGGAGGGCCACTTCGATTACTCGAACGTCGATCAGCTCATCGACGGAGCCCGCGCTCACAACCTGCGTATGGTGCTGCTCTGGTTCGGCACGTGGAAGAACGGCAACATGCACTACGTTCCCGACTGGGTGAAGACTGACACCACGCGCTTCCCGCGCGTCATTCGCCCTGACGGCGAGCCCATCGATGTCCTCTCGCCTCTTTCGCGGAACACGCTCGAGGCCGACAAGAAAGCATTCGTCGCCCTCATGCGTCACCTCAAGCAAGTCGACGGCGATCGGCACACCATCATCGTTGTTCAGGTGGAAAACGAATCGGGCAACGTCGGCAGCATCCGCGACAACTCCCCCGTCGCCCATCGTGAATTCGACGGCCCTGTGCCCCAGGATCTCCTTGCGATCGTTCGCAAGAGCCCTGGAACCTGGCGCCAGGTCTTCGCCGGCGAGGCCGACGAAACCTTCCAGGCCTATCACCAGGCCAAGTACATCAACGAGATCGTCGCCGCCGGCAAGGCTGAATTCGCAATCCCCTGTTACATCAACGTGTGGCTCACGTATCCTGCGGCGGAATTGCCGCAAAGACAGATCGACACGCCCGGCATCGGCTACCCAAGCGGCGGCGCCGTGCAAAAGCTGGTCGGAATGTGGCGCGCTCTCGCACCCGCCATCGACATGATTGGCCCCGACATCTACTCAGACGATTCGCAGTTCTATCGCGACACGATGAACGCCTACCATCGCCCCGACAATCCTTTGTGGATACCGGAAACAGGCCGCGGTGACAGCTTTGGAAAATACTTCTTCTACGCACTCGGAGAAGGCGCATTAGGCTTCGCGCCCTTCGGCGTCGACGAGAGCGGATGGAACATCCTCGGCGACGAGCCCTGGAAAGCGCATGCAATGAACTTCGCGCTCATCGGGCCCATGGACCGCGAAATTGCCCAGGCGGAATTCGAAGGCAAGCTCAAGACCGCTGTCGAAGAGCCCGGACAAACCTCCTCTGAGATCAACCTCGGCGATTGGCAGGCCACCGTAGCATTCGGCTTTCCCCAGCCCGACGGCCGCAGAGCTCCCGGCACGAAAGACGCGCACGCAGCCGCACTCGTCGCGCAGATCGGCCCCGACGAATTCCTCGTTACAGGCATCGACGCAAGCGTCAGCTTCCATATTCCCGGCAAGCAGCCGTGGATTCGCAGCCAGATCATCTCTGCCGAGCAGGGCACATACGAGAACGGCGTCTGGAAACCTCTCCGCCGCTGGAACGGCGACGAAACCGATCGCGGCCTGTGCTTCCACAGCGCGCCCGAAGTGGTGCGTGTCAAGATGGGCAAGTTCTGA
- a CDS encoding cation diffusion facilitator family transporter yields the protein MSPSARSSGSKKVVYAGIFANTAIACVKYLAALSTGSSAMMAEAIHSSVDIGNEILLLIGMRRSGKPADPLHPYGYGKTLYFYSLLVAIYIFALGSGLTIYRGISRILNPSIPENVGWSYGVLVASAAFEFYSWRISYRELKKRKDPDEGVFDEVIGSKDPTVFTVFLEDSAGMIGTVIAFLGILLGAIFRNPYLDPAASILIGLLLAGVALLLARETGALLIGERTNRARIRTIESIISDDSAVEQIGELLTMQLGPGQALLTARVTFKRSLSVQQVEGSIARLKNQIRKEEPAMERIYIEPDSLGSQENEHPHSGTDG from the coding sequence ATTTCCCCATCGGCGCGATCCAGTGGCAGCAAGAAGGTCGTATACGCAGGGATTTTTGCGAATACGGCTATCGCATGCGTCAAGTACCTGGCTGCTCTCAGCACCGGCAGTTCCGCGATGATGGCGGAGGCGATCCACTCGAGTGTGGATATTGGGAACGAGATTCTGCTGCTGATTGGGATGCGGCGAAGCGGCAAGCCAGCTGATCCACTTCACCCTTACGGATATGGGAAGACGCTCTATTTCTACTCGCTCCTGGTGGCCATTTACATTTTCGCCCTCGGAAGCGGACTGACCATTTACAGAGGTATTTCGCGGATCCTCAACCCGTCGATTCCGGAGAATGTTGGATGGAGTTACGGCGTTCTGGTAGCTTCTGCCGCGTTCGAGTTCTACTCATGGCGGATTTCTTATCGAGAATTGAAAAAGCGCAAAGACCCTGATGAAGGCGTGTTTGACGAGGTGATTGGCAGCAAGGATCCTACGGTGTTCACGGTTTTCCTGGAAGACTCAGCGGGGATGATCGGCACCGTGATTGCGTTTCTGGGAATACTTTTGGGTGCGATCTTCCGGAATCCGTATCTCGATCCTGCGGCGTCGATACTGATTGGGCTGCTGCTGGCCGGTGTTGCGCTTCTGCTGGCGAGAGAGACCGGGGCGTTGCTGATTGGAGAACGTACCAATCGCGCTCGCATACGGACGATTGAGAGCATCATCTCTGATGATTCGGCGGTCGAGCAGATTGGAGAGCTGCTCACGATGCAACTGGGACCGGGGCAGGCGTTGCTTACGGCGCGCGTCACGTTCAAGCGCTCGTTAAGCGTGCAGCAAGTGGAAGGCAGCATCGCGCGATTGAAGAACCAGATACGCAAAGAGGAGCCGGCCATGGAGAGAATCTACATCGAGCCGGATTCGTTAGGTAGCCAAGAAAACGAGCATCCTCACTCCGGCACGGACGGCTAG
- a CDS encoding flavin monoamine oxidase family protein: MARIETDIVMIGAGVAGLAAAGVLAQAGRRVTVIEARGRIGGRVFTVNPGPEAVELGAEFVHGNPPELRGLLRDAGLRTEELHGSQLCWNNQTLAPCEESLEREFDWIEALKNWKGDDCSFKEYLDRASVPEPARRRLIDYVEGFNAADHRDIGVKSLGAQQAAEDAMEADRLFHVVGGYHQVPQFVSQAMIRDGGELILNARATSIEWQPGSVLISFENDGRRQEIRASRAVITLPLGVLLAGAVVFTPRPHKTLEAAAQMRMGIVERTILEFREPFWISSRGDLQGQLSQLSFLFSTGNAPNAWWTPFPDQHPRLTAWTGGPRVRSLPQTQHELEQHLLSQLSRIFARREQDLQQLFVRSWMHDWQRDPFTMGAYSYAPVDAADASKMMTEPVDHTLYFAGEHTDTSGNWGTVHGALRSGLRAASQILNA, translated from the coding sequence ATGGCTCGGATCGAAACGGACATCGTGATGATCGGCGCCGGTGTCGCAGGCCTCGCCGCCGCCGGCGTCCTCGCCCAAGCGGGACGCCGTGTCACCGTCATCGAAGCGCGCGGCAGGATAGGCGGCCGCGTCTTCACCGTCAATCCCGGACCTGAGGCCGTCGAGTTAGGTGCCGAATTCGTCCATGGCAATCCGCCCGAGTTACGTGGCCTTCTGCGAGACGCCGGCCTCCGCACGGAGGAACTGCACGGCTCTCAGCTCTGCTGGAACAATCAAACGCTGGCTCCTTGTGAAGAATCGCTCGAACGCGAATTTGATTGGATAGAAGCGCTGAAAAACTGGAAAGGTGACGATTGCTCCTTCAAGGAATATCTCGATCGCGCCTCCGTACCTGAACCAGCCAGACGCAGGCTCATCGACTATGTAGAAGGCTTCAACGCTGCCGATCATCGAGACATCGGCGTGAAGTCTCTCGGCGCCCAGCAAGCGGCTGAAGACGCAATGGAAGCCGATCGTCTCTTCCACGTCGTCGGCGGATATCACCAGGTTCCTCAGTTTGTATCGCAGGCGATGATCCGCGATGGAGGCGAACTCATCCTCAACGCCCGCGCGACCTCCATCGAGTGGCAGCCGGGATCAGTGCTGATTAGCTTCGAAAACGACGGCCGTCGCCAGGAGATCCGCGCCTCACGCGCGGTCATCACTCTCCCCCTCGGAGTCCTGCTGGCTGGAGCGGTAGTCTTCACACCGCGTCCTCACAAAACCCTGGAGGCTGCCGCGCAAATGAGAATGGGAATTGTTGAACGCACCATACTCGAATTCCGCGAGCCGTTCTGGATCAGCAGCAGAGGCGATCTGCAAGGTCAACTGAGTCAATTGAGCTTCCTCTTCAGCACCGGCAACGCGCCCAACGCGTGGTGGACGCCATTTCCAGATCAGCATCCCCGGTTGACTGCCTGGACCGGTGGTCCTCGCGTTCGGTCACTGCCGCAGACCCAACATGAGCTCGAGCAGCATCTGCTAAGCCAGTTATCCCGCATCTTTGCCCGCAGAGAGCAAGACCTTCAGCAACTGTTTGTGCGCTCCTGGATGCATGACTGGCAGCGCGATCCATTCACTATGGGCGCTTATAGCTATGCCCCGGTGGACGCCGCGGATGCTTCAAAGATGATGACGGAGCCCGTTGATCACACCCTCTATTTCGCCGGCGAACATACAGACACCAGCGGAAATTGGGGAACCGTTCATGGAGCGCTTCGCAGCGGACTCCGCGCGGCCTCCCAGATTCTGAACGCGTAA
- the fdhD gene encoding formate dehydrogenase accessory sulfurtransferase FdhD, with amino-acid sequence MRPPPQSLELTQVTEWSSGAVSSVQDSLVAEEPLEIRVNGVPVSVTMRTPGHDRELALGFLFTEGIIDSCEQIEQVDHLTTKTTTKRNIVEVRLANADFDSTTLQRNFFATSSCGICGKATIETVRRRGLRSPNQSFRISPEVLCKMPEALRAQQALFDRTGGLHAAALFDKQGDLVVLREDVGRHNAVDKIAGWALLQNRVPLSDNVLLVSGRGGFEIIQKALAVGIPVIASVSAPSSLAVKLAREFGLTLIGFLRGERFVIYSASHRCLPQSGDYAKAS; translated from the coding sequence ATGCGACCACCCCCGCAGAGCCTCGAATTGACACAGGTCACCGAATGGAGCAGCGGCGCAGTCAGTTCCGTCCAGGATTCTTTGGTCGCCGAAGAACCGCTCGAAATCCGCGTCAACGGCGTTCCCGTGAGCGTAACCATGCGCACCCCCGGGCACGATCGCGAATTAGCTCTGGGCTTCCTTTTCACCGAGGGCATCATCGATTCATGCGAACAGATCGAGCAAGTGGACCACCTTACTACCAAGACAACAACAAAGCGGAATATCGTGGAAGTTCGCTTGGCGAACGCTGATTTCGACTCGACCACACTCCAGCGCAACTTCTTCGCAACCTCGAGTTGCGGCATCTGTGGCAAAGCCACCATCGAAACCGTCCGCCGCAGAGGGCTGCGCTCCCCCAATCAAAGTTTCCGCATCTCCCCTGAAGTGTTATGCAAAATGCCTGAGGCATTGCGCGCACAACAAGCCCTGTTCGATCGGACCGGCGGCCTTCACGCTGCCGCACTCTTCGACAAGCAAGGCGACCTCGTCGTCCTGCGAGAAGACGTCGGTCGACACAATGCGGTGGACAAGATCGCCGGTTGGGCGCTCCTGCAAAACCGCGTGCCACTCAGTGATAATGTCCTGCTCGTGAGCGGCAGAGGTGGCTTTGAAATTATCCAGAAGGCGCTCGCCGTCGGCATTCCAGTGATTGCCTCCGTGTCCGCGCCTTCCAGTCTCGCAGTCAAACTTGCCCGTGAGTTCGGACTGACGCTGATCGGATTTCTCCGCGGTGAGCGATTCGTGATCTATTCGGCAAGCCACCGTTGTCTGCCTCAGTCCGGGGACTACGCAAAAGCCTCCTAA
- the nrfD gene encoding NrfD/PsrC family molybdoenzyme membrane anchor subunit, whose translation MAELQEINDPRDVFSQLTPAYDIQRSATPERVGEPGYYGLPILKRPFWRWEIALYFFFEGISAGAYTLSAIADLTGNERYAKLVRRGRLIAFATMLACPPLLIADLGRPERFHHMLRIFKKTSPMNHGAWALSGDGLFATLLAVFMIPAARLPFGRVLLHLLQRLLPARVVSALGLPFALTMISYPGVLLETTANPVWSHTNFLGPLFAASSMSTGAAALALASGNSNDHELDRQLARFEDISAAAEAASLIAYAASAGPATRPFTTGSQSALFVLGAIGLGIVAPAVLRRSRSSVLRSVFAPLMTIAGGLALKWAITNAGQESAMDAELANRNAPSSTGRPFWGPRSDAGEQQSSDSFISSAPTTLISGESA comes from the coding sequence GTGGCTGAGCTCCAGGAAATTAACGATCCGCGCGACGTCTTCAGCCAGCTCACGCCCGCTTACGACATCCAGCGCAGCGCCACTCCAGAGCGCGTCGGCGAACCCGGTTACTACGGCCTTCCGATTCTTAAACGCCCTTTCTGGCGCTGGGAGATCGCGCTCTACTTCTTCTTCGAAGGCATCAGTGCCGGCGCCTACACCCTATCGGCGATTGCCGATCTCACCGGCAACGAACGCTATGCCAAACTCGTTCGCCGCGGACGCCTCATCGCCTTCGCCACCATGCTGGCTTGCCCTCCTCTGCTCATCGCCGATCTCGGTCGCCCTGAGCGCTTCCACCACATGCTTCGCATTTTCAAGAAAACCTCGCCCATGAATCATGGGGCATGGGCGCTCTCCGGCGATGGTTTATTCGCAACGCTGCTCGCGGTGTTCATGATTCCTGCGGCACGCCTGCCGTTCGGCCGGGTTCTCCTGCATCTGCTGCAGCGTCTACTTCCCGCACGCGTCGTCTCCGCACTCGGCCTTCCCTTTGCGCTCACCATGATCAGCTATCCCGGAGTGTTGCTGGAAACTACCGCTAATCCAGTTTGGTCGCACACCAACTTCCTCGGCCCACTCTTCGCCGCAAGCTCTATGAGCACTGGCGCCGCGGCACTCGCTCTGGCGAGCGGCAATTCAAATGACCACGAACTGGATCGGCAACTCGCGCGGTTCGAGGACATTTCGGCCGCAGCCGAAGCTGCCTCCCTCATCGCCTACGCCGCCAGCGCTGGTCCGGCAACTCGCCCCTTTACAACCGGCAGTCAGTCTGCTCTGTTCGTGCTGGGCGCCATCGGTCTCGGCATCGTAGCACCCGCAGTTCTGCGCAGAAGCCGCTCCTCCGTCCTCCGCTCCGTCTTCGCACCGTTGATGACCATCGCCGGCGGTCTGGCTCTCAAATGGGCGATCACAAACGCGGGCCAGGAGTCAGCAATGGATGCCGAACTCGCCAATCGAAACGCACCATCGTCAACCGGAAGACCGTTCTGGGGACCGCGCTCAGACGCAGGCGAGCAGCAATCCAGCGATTCATTTATCTCTAGCGCGCCCACAACGCTCATTTCAGGAGAATCCGCGTAA
- a CDS encoding 4Fe-4S dicluster domain-containing protein, with translation MNESLAQIAADLRDTWIRPEPPADEEETGFFTDTTLCIGCKACEVACKQWNQLPADGFNWTGNSYDNTVALSDTTWRHVAFVEQYDPIEQINRWLMMSDVCKHCQAAPCVEACPTGALLYNEFANVYVQQDVCNGCANCVVACPFGVIARNKSDGRAHKCTLCYDRQKDGLTPACAKSCPTESIKFGKVKDLREIARKRVEELHARGETDAYLYGAEASGEYSALNSFFLLKDNSFVYNLPERPRRPAAHLKKNYIFSFAAAIALTAVSALLFAGGSRG, from the coding sequence ATGAACGAGTCGCTGGCACAAATCGCCGCCGACCTGCGCGACACCTGGATTCGCCCCGAGCCGCCTGCCGATGAAGAAGAGACGGGATTCTTTACCGACACGACGCTCTGCATCGGTTGCAAGGCCTGCGAGGTCGCTTGTAAACAGTGGAACCAGCTTCCCGCCGACGGCTTCAACTGGACCGGCAACAGCTACGACAACACAGTGGCGCTGTCCGATACAACCTGGCGCCACGTGGCGTTCGTCGAGCAATATGATCCCATCGAACAAATCAATCGTTGGCTAATGATGAGCGACGTCTGCAAGCACTGCCAGGCGGCTCCGTGCGTTGAAGCCTGCCCCACAGGCGCGCTTCTCTACAACGAATTCGCCAACGTCTACGTCCAGCAGGATGTCTGCAACGGCTGCGCGAATTGCGTCGTTGCGTGCCCCTTCGGCGTGATCGCGCGCAACAAATCCGATGGCCGAGCCCACAAGTGCACCCTCTGCTATGACCGCCAGAAGGACGGCCTCACACCGGCCTGTGCAAAGTCGTGTCCTACCGAATCCATCAAGTTCGGCAAGGTCAAAGACCTCCGCGAAATCGCTCGCAAGCGTGTTGAGGAACTCCACGCGCGCGGCGAGACCGATGCGTACCTCTACGGTGCTGAAGCATCCGGTGAATACAGCGCGCTGAACTCATTCTTCCTGCTGAAAGACAATTCCTTCGTCTACAACCTCCCTGAGCGCCCGCGCCGACCGGCGGCTCATCTCAAGAAGAACTACATCTTCAGCTTTGCCGCAGCCATCGCCCTCACGGCAGTTTCCGCGTTGCTCTTCGCTGGAGGAAGTCGTGGCTGA
- the fdh gene encoding formate dehydrogenase yields the protein MPNHSGIPARNPERASANQPFSPNSVNKHSRINGATEVNSVCPYCAVGCSQLVYVKGGKIIDIEGNPASPINGGTLCPKGANTFQLNVNPHRIKHVMYRAPYSDRWEPRPLDWAMDRIAHLTVETREQGFVENRDGQMLNHVTNMMSLGGATMDNEENYLIKKLLNGGLGIIPIENQARIUHSASVPGLGASFGRGAATSFQEDLQNSDCILIMGSNMAEAHPVGFRFPMMARERGAKLIHVDPHFSRTSAMCQQYVKIRTGTDIAFLGGLIHYILLHDKWFKDYVLAYTNAATIVNDEYKDAEDLGGIFSGFDQEKRTYDAQKTWHYEGEGEGERTQAGHHMKAESFTERTGHLENPLPPSDPTLQNPNCVLNILKRHYRRYTPEMVADICGCSEQDFVRVAETICSNSGRERTCCIVYAVGWTQHSTGVQIIRSATIVQLLLGNMGRPGGGIMAMRGHASIQGSTDVPTLYELLPGYIMQPSALRDHGTLECYLKQETPKTGFMANLPKFMVSLLKAWYGDAATKENEYGFKWIPRVDDNYSHLACMIRMLEGKIKGMFLFGQNPAAGAPNGKLNREALKKLDWLVVRDWFEIDTAAFWYKGPENPDPATIGTEVFFIPAASSAEKEGTFTNTQRLLQWHDKAIDPPEDCRSDTWFVYELGKRLKKLYAGSTRERDQGLLNLTWDYEFDRAEVLPDGSASRIEGEPDAQKILMEINGYTVADRKQVRDFNSLRDDGSTACGCWIYSGVFPEEGNNRSRSRKLTPGVYTSPDWGFSWPLNRRMMYNRASADPDGRPWSERKKYMWWDEENKRWTGPDVPDFEPTKPPDYRPNSDSTGMQAISGDAPFIMKPDGRGWLFAPMGVKDGPLPTHYEPIESPIPNLLYPEQRVNPTIELYHVPLNTYNRPTAEYPIVATNYRLTEHYLSGPMSRFDSWLNELQPGMFIEISAELAEEKGIDHGGWMVAWNSRCAIEARAMVTRRVQPPIVNGRTVHQIGMPFHWGFAGETVGAIANDLTSISADPNVSMHEAKAFTVDVRAGRLEHHEDIKPLPAAPWPTREESPDTSKSAQPEGQAI from the coding sequence ATGCCGAACCATTCAGGAATTCCTGCCCGAAATCCGGAACGCGCCAGCGCAAACCAGCCGTTCAGCCCGAATTCAGTCAACAAGCACTCACGCATTAACGGCGCCACAGAGGTGAACAGCGTCTGCCCCTATTGCGCGGTGGGCTGCAGCCAGCTTGTGTATGTCAAGGGCGGCAAGATCATTGACATCGAGGGCAATCCCGCCAGCCCCATCAACGGCGGCACTCTCTGTCCCAAGGGTGCGAACACATTTCAGCTGAACGTGAACCCCCATCGCATCAAGCACGTAATGTATCGCGCTCCCTATTCCGATCGTTGGGAGCCCAGGCCGCTCGACTGGGCGATGGATCGCATCGCGCACCTGACCGTGGAAACGCGGGAGCAGGGATTCGTCGAAAACCGCGACGGCCAAATGCTGAACCACGTGACGAACATGATGTCGCTGGGCGGCGCCACCATGGACAACGAAGAGAATTACCTCATCAAAAAGCTGCTCAACGGCGGCCTTGGCATTATTCCCATCGAAAACCAGGCGCGAATATGACACAGCGCTTCGGTGCCCGGTCTGGGCGCCTCGTTCGGTCGCGGAGCGGCCACAAGCTTTCAGGAAGACCTGCAGAACTCTGACTGCATTCTGATCATGGGCTCCAACATGGCGGAGGCGCATCCAGTCGGTTTCCGTTTTCCCATGATGGCGCGAGAACGCGGCGCGAAGCTGATCCATGTTGACCCGCACTTCTCGCGCACTTCGGCCATGTGTCAACAATACGTGAAGATCCGCACCGGCACGGATATCGCCTTTCTCGGCGGACTCATTCATTACATCCTGCTGCACGACAAGTGGTTCAAGGATTACGTGCTGGCCTACACCAACGCCGCCACTATCGTGAATGACGAATACAAGGACGCTGAGGACCTTGGCGGCATCTTCTCCGGCTTCGACCAGGAGAAGCGCACCTACGACGCGCAAAAGACGTGGCACTACGAGGGCGAAGGCGAAGGCGAGCGCACGCAGGCCGGCCATCACATGAAAGCCGAGTCGTTCACCGAGCGCACCGGCCACCTTGAGAATCCACTACCACCAAGCGATCCGACGTTGCAGAATCCCAACTGCGTGCTGAACATTCTCAAACGCCACTATCGCCGCTACACCCCTGAGATGGTGGCCGACATCTGCGGCTGCAGCGAACAGGATTTCGTGCGCGTTGCGGAAACGATCTGCTCCAACTCAGGTCGCGAACGAACATGCTGCATCGTCTACGCCGTTGGTTGGACGCAGCATTCAACCGGAGTACAGATCATCCGTTCCGCAACCATAGTGCAGCTTCTGCTCGGCAACATGGGACGTCCCGGCGGCGGCATCATGGCCATGCGCGGCCACGCCAGCATTCAAGGTTCCACCGATGTGCCGACTCTGTACGAATTGCTCCCCGGCTACATCATGCAGCCATCTGCTCTGCGCGATCACGGCACACTCGAATGCTATCTCAAGCAGGAAACGCCCAAGACTGGCTTCATGGCCAATCTGCCGAAATTCATGGTCAGCCTGCTCAAGGCCTGGTACGGCGATGCCGCCACGAAAGAAAACGAGTACGGCTTCAAGTGGATTCCGCGCGTGGACGACAACTACTCGCATCTCGCCTGCATGATCCGCATGCTCGAAGGCAAGATCAAAGGCATGTTCCTCTTTGGCCAGAACCCTGCGGCGGGCGCTCCTAATGGCAAACTGAACCGCGAAGCCCTCAAGAAGCTTGATTGGCTGGTAGTCCGCGACTGGTTCGAAATCGACACGGCTGCGTTCTGGTACAAGGGACCCGAGAATCCCGATCCCGCCACCATCGGCACCGAAGTCTTCTTCATCCCTGCTGCGTCGAGCGCCGAGAAAGAGGGCACCTTCACCAACACGCAGCGTCTGCTGCAATGGCACGACAAAGCCATCGATCCACCCGAAGACTGCCGCTCCGATACATGGTTCGTCTACGAACTCGGCAAGCGCTTGAAGAAGCTTTACGCGGGCTCAACGCGCGAGCGCGATCAGGGCCTGCTGAATCTCACCTGGGATTATGAATTCGATCGTGCCGAGGTGTTGCCCGACGGTTCGGCAAGCCGAATCGAAGGCGAACCGGATGCCCAGAAGATCCTGATGGAAATCAATGGCTACACCGTTGCGGACCGCAAGCAGGTGCGCGACTTTAACAGCCTTCGCGATGACGGCAGCACCGCCTGCGGCTGCTGGATCTATAGCGGCGTATTCCCGGAAGAAGGCAACAATCGATCGCGCTCGCGCAAACTCACTCCCGGCGTATACACCAGTCCCGACTGGGGCTTCTCGTGGCCGTTGAACCGCCGCATGATGTACAACCGCGCGTCCGCTGATCCCGACGGCCGTCCCTGGTCCGAACGCAAAAAGTACATGTGGTGGGATGAGGAGAACAAGCGCTGGACCGGCCCCGACGTCCCCGACTTCGAACCGACGAAACCACCCGACTATCGCCCCAACTCCGACTCCACAGGCATGCAGGCCATTTCAGGCGACGCGCCCTTCATCATGAAGCCCGACGGGCGCGGCTGGCTATTCGCGCCGATGGGCGTGAAAGACGGCCCTCTGCCCACGCACTACGAGCCGATCGAGTCGCCCATTCCCAACCTCCTCTATCCCGAGCAGCGCGTCAACCCCACCATCGAGCTCTATCACGTCCCGCTCAACACCTACAACCGCCCTACCGCGGAGTACCCGATCGTCGCCACCAACTATCGCCTCACCGAGCACTATCTCAGCGGCCCCATGAGCCGCTTTGACAGTTGGCTCAACGAGCTGCAGCCCGGCATGTTCATCGAGATCAGTGCGGAACTGGCGGAAGAGAAGGGAATCGACCACGGTGGATGGATGGTGGCATGGAACTCGCGCTGCGCCATTGAAGCGCGTGCCATGGTCACTCGCCGCGTGCAGCCCCCCATCGTGAACGGCAGGACTGTGCACCAGATCGGCATGCCTTTCCACTGGGGGTTTGCCGGCGAGACAGTCGGCGCAATCGCAAACGACCTCACCTCCATCAGCGCCGATCCCAACGTGAGCATGCACGAAGCCAAAGCATTCACCGTGGATGTACGTGCCGGCCGCCTTGAACACCATGAGGACATCAAGCCTTTGCCCGCTGCTCCGTGGCCCACCCGTGAAGAATCGCCAGACACCTCTAAATCCGCTCAGCCGGAAGGACAAGCCATATGA